GTAATTAGCGAACCAGATAGAGTAGGTATCCTTCTCTTTTTTAATACCAACATTGAATCCATTGAATGGATTTCCGATCAAAATGAGATGTCCAAGCCAGTTGATATAACCTCTGTCGTTAACATGTCTCTGCTTGAACCCAAAAGGATACGCGAGTAAGAGATCAGCATTAGGATCAAATTGCCTTTCTGACTTCACATAGACTTGTTCTGGAGTTTTCATGTTAAGAGATTCGTGTGGTCTCTCTCTGTTAAATTCGATTCTCCATTTATCAAATAACTTCTGATGAAGTGTAATGTTACCTACAATCTCATGTTGAAGTTCTCGAGCCATGTCCTTATGCATTCTTTCATGAGCTCCATTCTGGTAAGGTTTTCCAGGCTCGATTCGATCTAGCTTAATCCCAAGAGAGAGCCACCAAACAGAAAGCTTAGTGAGTCCGAGTAGAGATTGCATAGAAGCGAAAGGAGGACCGTTGTCAGACCTAATGATCTGAGGGAGCCCGTATATCTTAAATAACCGAATAAATTCGGCTTTTACAGAAGGTATATCTCCTTTGGAGAGAGTCTTTATAGATAGAATGTATTTTGAGTAATCATCTCTGATCGTTAGCGGATTTACTTTTTCTGAATCAGCAGTATACCACCAACCTTTGAAGTCAACAGTCCAAATGTGGTTAGGTTGAGTAGATTTTTCCGGTAGAGAAATTCTTTCTCCGAAATGTTTGACTCTCTTCCTTTTCTTGGGTAAAGTAAGTCCAGCTTTTTGGAAGATACGATCAAGAGTAG
This genomic interval from Leptospira congkakensis contains the following:
- a CDS encoding integrase core domain-containing protein — encoded protein: MPWKENQVVDLRLEFVMASFEKGINFTQLCTEYGISTKCGYKWKERFLTEGRAGLLDKKRTPKNSPKKIPEDVVLELIKLKNQKKFWGSKKILELYKRKFPDVKPPDKSTLDRIFQKAGLTLPKKRKRVKHFGERISLPEKSTQPNHIWTVDFKGWWYTADSEKVNPLTIRDDYSKYILSIKTLSKGDIPSVKAEFIRLFKIYGLPQIIRSDNGPPFASMQSLLGLTKLSVWWLSLGIKLDRIEPGKPYQNGAHERMHKDMARELQHEIVGNITLHQKLFDKWRIEFNRERPHESLNMKTPEQVYVKSERQFDPNADLLLAYPFGFKQRHVNDRGYINWLGHLILIGNPFNGFNVGIKKEKDTYSIWFANYKLGVIDNDFFLLISDPDSYKVHKPRKVTKKRYHSHAA